One Festucalex cinctus isolate MCC-2025b chromosome 1, RoL_Fcin_1.0, whole genome shotgun sequence genomic region harbors:
- the irf4a gene encoding interferon regulatory factor 4a isoform X2 — MNVEEDNGPAAGCCTGKLRQWLIDQINSKQYPGLVWENHEKTIFRIPWKHAGKQDYNREEDAALFKAWALFKGKYKEGVDKPDHTTWKTRLRCALNKSNDFDELTHRTQLDISEPYKVYRIIPEAAKRGTATGPKMSVSIEDESQSFGLIPPYSTPHSQEIRDWRDYNLPELHPVITHSGLHGELPYTQCHFPLPISRAWPETQSENGFQFSFHPYVSEAQQPLYMMDHSDIITDFSLHVSLFYRESLVKEVTTSSPEGCRIIPPSSSSPPSSSSEFHIGAEIVLFPFPFPESQRQGAERLADVLERGVLLWMTPDGLYARRLCLGRVFWEGPLAPYVDKPNKLEKELPCKLFDTQQFLIELQDFAHNGRRVPKHQVVLCFGDEYPSPQRPRKMITAQVEPVFARKLVNYYQQSNGHYSPTYQHIQEQNTSSPNPLPSPRTSHIQE, encoded by the exons ATGAACGTGGAGGAAGACAACGGCCCGGCAGCGGGCTGTTGCACCGGCAAACTGAGGCAGTGGCTGATCGATCAGATTAACAGCAAGCAATACCCCGGTCTGGTGTGGGAAAACCACGAGAAAACCATCTTCAGGATTCCGTGGAAGCACGCGGGCAAGCAGGACTATAACAGAGAAGAGGATGCTGCGCTTTTCAAG GCATGGGCTTTGTTCAAGGGGAAATATAAAGAAGGCGTGGACAAGCCAGACCACACCACGTGGAAAACCAGACTTCGCTGCGCCCTCAACAAAAGCAACGACTTTGATGAGCTGACGCACAGGACCCAGCTGGACATCTCGGAGCCTTACAAAGTCTACAGGATCATTCCAGAAGCGGCAAAGAGAG GTACAGCAACAGGCCCAAAGATGAGTGTCAGTATAGAGGATGAATCCCAATCCTTTGGTTTGATCCCTCCATACTCAACACCGCACAGCCAG GAGATACGAGACTGGAGGGATTACAACCTTCCAGAACTGCACCCCGTTATTACTCACAGTGGTTTGCATGGAGAGCTGCCGTATACTCAGTGCCACTTCCCTTTACCAATCAGCCGAGCTTGGCCTGAGACACAGTcagaaaatg GCTTTCAGTTCTCCTTCCACCCCTATGTGTCCGAGGCCCAGCAACCTTTGTACATGATGGACCACAGCGATATCATAACAG ATTTTAGCCTGCATGTGTCCCTATTCTACAGAGAGTCTTTGGTGAAGGAGGTGACCACCAGCAGCCCAGAAGGTTGTCGCATCAtccctccttcctcctcctcgccaCCATCCTCATCCTCAGAGTTTCACATCGGGGCGGAGATCGTTCTCTTTCCCTTCCCGTTCCCCGAGTCTCAAAGGCAGGGTGCCGAGAGGCTTGCTGATGTCCTGGAGCGAGGAGTGCTGCTGTGGATGACGCCCGACGGCCTGTACGCCCGCCGCCTTTGCCTAGGGCGAGTGTTCTGGGAGGGGCCTCTCGCTCCCTATGTGGATAAACCCAACAAGCTGGAGAAAGAGCTGCCATGTAAACTGTTTGATACCCAGCAATTTCTGATTG AGCTTCAAGATTTTGCCCATAATGGACGACGTGTACCGAAACACCAGGTGGTTCTCTGCTTTGGAGACGAGTACCCCAGCCCCCAGCGTCCAAGAAAGATGATCACAGCTCAG GTGGAGCCAGTGTTTGCCAGAAAATTGGTCAACTATTACCAGCAGAGCAATGGCCACTACTCGCCGACTTACCAACACATCCAGGAACAGAACACATCAAGTCCAAATCCCCTCCCTTCCCCGAGAACCTCGCACATCCAGGAGTGA
- the irf4a gene encoding interferon regulatory factor 4a isoform X1 encodes MNVEEDNGPAAGCCTGKLRQWLIDQINSKQYPGLVWENHEKTIFRIPWKHAGKQDYNREEDAALFKAWALFKGKYKEGVDKPDHTTWKTRLRCALNKSNDFDELTHRTQLDISEPYKVYRIIPEAAKRGTATGPKMSVSIEDESQSFGLIPPYSTPHSQLSQEIRDWRDYNLPELHPVITHSGLHGELPYTQCHFPLPISRAWPETQSENGFQFSFHPYVSEAQQPLYMMDHSDIITDFSLHVSLFYRESLVKEVTTSSPEGCRIIPPSSSSPPSSSSEFHIGAEIVLFPFPFPESQRQGAERLADVLERGVLLWMTPDGLYARRLCLGRVFWEGPLAPYVDKPNKLEKELPCKLFDTQQFLIELQDFAHNGRRVPKHQVVLCFGDEYPSPQRPRKMITAQVEPVFARKLVNYYQQSNGHYSPTYQHIQEQNTSSPNPLPSPRTSHIQE; translated from the exons ATGAACGTGGAGGAAGACAACGGCCCGGCAGCGGGCTGTTGCACCGGCAAACTGAGGCAGTGGCTGATCGATCAGATTAACAGCAAGCAATACCCCGGTCTGGTGTGGGAAAACCACGAGAAAACCATCTTCAGGATTCCGTGGAAGCACGCGGGCAAGCAGGACTATAACAGAGAAGAGGATGCTGCGCTTTTCAAG GCATGGGCTTTGTTCAAGGGGAAATATAAAGAAGGCGTGGACAAGCCAGACCACACCACGTGGAAAACCAGACTTCGCTGCGCCCTCAACAAAAGCAACGACTTTGATGAGCTGACGCACAGGACCCAGCTGGACATCTCGGAGCCTTACAAAGTCTACAGGATCATTCCAGAAGCGGCAAAGAGAG GTACAGCAACAGGCCCAAAGATGAGTGTCAGTATAGAGGATGAATCCCAATCCTTTGGTTTGATCCCTCCATACTCAACACCGCACAGCCAG CTTTCGCAGGAGATACGAGACTGGAGGGATTACAACCTTCCAGAACTGCACCCCGTTATTACTCACAGTGGTTTGCATGGAGAGCTGCCGTATACTCAGTGCCACTTCCCTTTACCAATCAGCCGAGCTTGGCCTGAGACACAGTcagaaaatg GCTTTCAGTTCTCCTTCCACCCCTATGTGTCCGAGGCCCAGCAACCTTTGTACATGATGGACCACAGCGATATCATAACAG ATTTTAGCCTGCATGTGTCCCTATTCTACAGAGAGTCTTTGGTGAAGGAGGTGACCACCAGCAGCCCAGAAGGTTGTCGCATCAtccctccttcctcctcctcgccaCCATCCTCATCCTCAGAGTTTCACATCGGGGCGGAGATCGTTCTCTTTCCCTTCCCGTTCCCCGAGTCTCAAAGGCAGGGTGCCGAGAGGCTTGCTGATGTCCTGGAGCGAGGAGTGCTGCTGTGGATGACGCCCGACGGCCTGTACGCCCGCCGCCTTTGCCTAGGGCGAGTGTTCTGGGAGGGGCCTCTCGCTCCCTATGTGGATAAACCCAACAAGCTGGAGAAAGAGCTGCCATGTAAACTGTTTGATACCCAGCAATTTCTGATTG AGCTTCAAGATTTTGCCCATAATGGACGACGTGTACCGAAACACCAGGTGGTTCTCTGCTTTGGAGACGAGTACCCCAGCCCCCAGCGTCCAAGAAAGATGATCACAGCTCAG GTGGAGCCAGTGTTTGCCAGAAAATTGGTCAACTATTACCAGCAGAGCAATGGCCACTACTCGCCGACTTACCAACACATCCAGGAACAGAACACATCAAGTCCAAATCCCCTCCCTTCCCCGAGAACCTCGCACATCCAGGAGTGA
- the dusp22b gene encoding dual specificity protein phosphatase 22-B codes for MGNGINKVLPDLYLGNFKDARDREQLARNNITHILSIHDTAAPIFQEMTYLCISAADLPTQNLIQHFKKSIMFMHESRLKGEGCLVHCLAGVSRSVTLVVAYIMTVTGLGWKEALAAVRVVRPSAGPNLGFQRQLQEFETTHVDEFRKWLQREYKDKKFNDEADIVELLGSSKAKGDQVEYKESTRQRSL; via the exons ATGGGGAATGGCATCAATAAG GTCCTGCCTGACTTGTATTTGGGAAATTTCAAAG ACGCAAGAGACCGAGAGCAGTTAGCCAGGAACAACATCACACACATCTTGTCCATCCATGACACAGCTGCGCCCATCTTCCAG GAGATGACCTATCTCTGCATTTCAGCGGCCGACCTGCCCACACAAAACCT CATTCAACACTTTAAAAAGAGCATCATGTTCATGCACGAGTCGCGACTGAAAGGAGAAGGCTGCCTGGTTCATTG TTTGGCAGGCGTGTCCCGCAGCGTCACCCTGGTGGTCGCCTACATCATGACAGTGACGGGATTGGGGTGGAAGGAGGCTCTGGCTGCAGTGAGGGTGGTCCGGCCCAGTGCTGGACCTAACTTGGGCTTCCAGCGACAGCTGCAGGAGTTCGAGACCACTCATGTTGATGAA ttcagaaaatggctcCAGAGGGAATATAAGGACAAAAAGTTCAACGATGAAGCAGACATTGTGGAGCTGCTTGGTTCTTCTAAAGCCAAAGGCGATCAAGTGGAATACAAGGAATCAACTCGACAGAGATCACTCTGA